A region of Liolophura sinensis isolate JHLJ2023 chromosome 8, CUHK_Ljap_v2, whole genome shotgun sequence DNA encodes the following proteins:
- the LOC135473771 gene encoding major facilitator superfamily domain-containing protein 3-like isoform X1, translating into METYRNILLLAFLYFIQGLPYGLQARFLPIYLRTRGMSLTNVGLFKLLLVPWMCKAMWAPLVDRVGTKKSWLMWSLVGLVITCALGACLEPNDLVKLGILMLVLNLVTSTQDIAVDGLAIKILSSTELAMGNISQVVGYKLGAIMGGGVFLWLSNYITWSMLFWCLSITYAVAVLLVHFQVKSELIYPREEHKIGPDDNVKATENISEKHSNDPNFVSKVVKHISDIKSTEGTTWITVYVLLYKLGEVSALNMLPLFLVDHAVSSTEVGFWTGVAGQGFSVMGSLLGGWLISGSRFSPVQVTLFFCSVRVVLIALQTVIILLWPQALSASRISTASLFVLAIGSMSFLLLISGVVTTATFTMMMQCSQRAPSHVQASHYTTLATLEVMGKLSFSVVTGPATDLLGYGFMFSVFTVLSLLVLILYQFCPSVVRHPALYKNH; encoded by the exons ATGGAGACATACAGGAACATCCTTCTTTTAGCTTTCCTGTATTTCATACAGGGCCTACCGTACGGATTGCAGGCACGGTTTCTACCGATCTACCTACGGACGCGGGGCATGTCACTGACCAATGTGGGTCTCTTCAAACTGTTACTAGTCCCCTGGATGTGTAAAGCAATGTGGGCGCCACTCGTGGATCGGGTAGGCACAAAGAAGTCTTGGCTGATGTGGAGTCTCGTGGGGCTTGTCATTACGTGTGCCCTGGGCGCATGTCTGGAACCCAACGATCTTGTTAAACTAGGCATATTAATGTTGGTGTTAAACCTAGTGACATCCACGCAAGATATAGCAGTAGATGGACTGGCTATCAAGATATTGTCCAGCACGGAGCTTGCTATGGGAAACATTTCACAGGTTGTAGGGTATAAACTTGGCGCCATCATGGGAGGAGGAGTTTTTCTGTGGCTTAGTAACTACATCACGTGGTCTATGCTTTTCTGGTGCCTAAGTATCACATATGCAGTAGCTGTCCTCTTAGTGCATTTTCAGGTGAAATCTGAGTTAATTTACCCCAGAGAAGAGCATAAAATTGGTCCTGATGACAATGTTAAAGCAACAGAGAATATTTCTGAGAAACACAGTAATGACCCAAATTTTGTTTCAAAGGTAGTTAAGCACATCTCTGATATTAAAAGCACAGAGGGAACTACATGGATCACTGTTTATGTCCTGTTGTACAAATTAG GTGAAGTATCTGCCCTGAACATGCTCCCTCTGTTTCTGGTTGACCATGCAGTATCATCCACTGAAGTGGGATTCTGGACAGGTGTGGCTGGTCAGGGGTTCTCAGTCATGGGATCTCTCCTCGGAGGATGGCTTATCTCAGGTAGCAg GTTTTCACCAGTTCAGGTGACCCTTTTCTTCTGTTCTGTGAGGGTTGTCCTCATAGCTCTGCAGACTGTGATAATTCTACTGTGGCCACAAGCACTGTCAGCTTCCAGGATAAGCACTGCATCACTCTTTG TACTGGCTATCGGCAGCATGAGTTTCCTCTTACTGATCAGCGGAGTCGTCACCACGGCAACCTTCACCATGATGATGCAGTGTTCACAACGCGCCCCGTCACACGTACAAGCCAGTCACTACACAACACTTGCCACATTGGAAGTCATGGGAAAACTGAGTTTCTCTGTCGTCACCGGTCCTGCAACAGATTTGTTGGGTTATGGGTTCATGTTCTCAGTGTTTACAGTTTTGTCTCTTCTAGTTTTAATCCTGTACCAGTTTTGTCCATCAGTTGTCAGACACCCAGCCCTTTacaaaaatcattga
- the LOC135473771 gene encoding major facilitator superfamily domain-containing protein 3-like isoform X2 gives METYRNILLLAFLYFIQGLPYGLQARFLPIYLRTRGMSLTNVGLFKLLLVPWMCKAMWAPLVDRVGTKKSWLMWSLVGLVITCALGACLEPNDLVKLGILMLVLNLVTSTQDIAVDGLAIKILSSTELAMGNISQVVGYKLGAIMGGGVFLWLSNYITWSMLFWCLSITYAVAVLLVHFQVKSELIYPREEHKIGPDDNVKATENISEKHSNDPNFVSKVVKHISDIKSTEGTTWITVYVLLYKLVSSTEVGFWTGVAGQGFSVMGSLLGGWLISGSRFSPVQVTLFFCSVRVVLIALQTVIILLWPQALSASRISTASLFVLAIGSMSFLLLISGVVTTATFTMMMQCSQRAPSHVQASHYTTLATLEVMGKLSFSVVTGPATDLLGYGFMFSVFTVLSLLVLILYQFCPSVVRHPALYKNH, from the exons ATGGAGACATACAGGAACATCCTTCTTTTAGCTTTCCTGTATTTCATACAGGGCCTACCGTACGGATTGCAGGCACGGTTTCTACCGATCTACCTACGGACGCGGGGCATGTCACTGACCAATGTGGGTCTCTTCAAACTGTTACTAGTCCCCTGGATGTGTAAAGCAATGTGGGCGCCACTCGTGGATCGGGTAGGCACAAAGAAGTCTTGGCTGATGTGGAGTCTCGTGGGGCTTGTCATTACGTGTGCCCTGGGCGCATGTCTGGAACCCAACGATCTTGTTAAACTAGGCATATTAATGTTGGTGTTAAACCTAGTGACATCCACGCAAGATATAGCAGTAGATGGACTGGCTATCAAGATATTGTCCAGCACGGAGCTTGCTATGGGAAACATTTCACAGGTTGTAGGGTATAAACTTGGCGCCATCATGGGAGGAGGAGTTTTTCTGTGGCTTAGTAACTACATCACGTGGTCTATGCTTTTCTGGTGCCTAAGTATCACATATGCAGTAGCTGTCCTCTTAGTGCATTTTCAGGTGAAATCTGAGTTAATTTACCCCAGAGAAGAGCATAAAATTGGTCCTGATGACAATGTTAAAGCAACAGAGAATATTTCTGAGAAACACAGTAATGACCCAAATTTTGTTTCAAAGGTAGTTAAGCACATCTCTGATATTAAAAGCACAGAGGGAACTACATGGATCACTGTTTATGTCCTGTTGTACAAATTAG TATCATCCACTGAAGTGGGATTCTGGACAGGTGTGGCTGGTCAGGGGTTCTCAGTCATGGGATCTCTCCTCGGAGGATGGCTTATCTCAGGTAGCAg GTTTTCACCAGTTCAGGTGACCCTTTTCTTCTGTTCTGTGAGGGTTGTCCTCATAGCTCTGCAGACTGTGATAATTCTACTGTGGCCACAAGCACTGTCAGCTTCCAGGATAAGCACTGCATCACTCTTTG TACTGGCTATCGGCAGCATGAGTTTCCTCTTACTGATCAGCGGAGTCGTCACCACGGCAACCTTCACCATGATGATGCAGTGTTCACAACGCGCCCCGTCACACGTACAAGCCAGTCACTACACAACACTTGCCACATTGGAAGTCATGGGAAAACTGAGTTTCTCTGTCGTCACCGGTCCTGCAACAGATTTGTTGGGTTATGGGTTCATGTTCTCAGTGTTTACAGTTTTGTCTCTTCTAGTTTTAATCCTGTACCAGTTTTGTCCATCAGTTGTCAGACACCCAGCCCTTTacaaaaatcattga